GTGAAATGGAGTGTGTGGGGCATTGTAAGCTAGCCAAAGAAACCAAGGTTTACTTTGGCTGTTTACCCAATTAATAGCTAAATCTGTAAATTTCTCTGTTATGTATGTTGTTTGCTGACTGGTTGCACCATCTTCTGTGAGTTGCCATTGAAAATAGTCATCCACTGCACCACGAATTAATCCTGCGTAATAATCAATACCAAAAGTTTCAGGATTAAAGCCAGTACTATTTCCAGAAAGATGCCATTTACCAACTACTGCTGTTGCATATTTATTACCTGTATTATTATTTATATATTTTTGAACCACGGTTTCTGAAGAATTTAATATATCACCAACGCCTTTTACACCCGTACGATAGCCATATTTCCCGGTAATAATAGAAGATCTAGTAGGTGTACACGTTGGATTAACCCAAAAATTAGCAAATAGTAAACCATTATTTCTAATTGCATCAATATTGGGAGTGTTTGGTTTTATACTACCTTCTTGATAGCCTTTTATGGCATCTTTTCCCAAATCATCGGCAATAATCAAAAGTATATTTGGTGTACTTGTTGTTGGAGAAATTACATTACCTTCCTCATCTTTTGAACAGGAAATGCAGAAGAATGCAAGAATTGAAAATGCGAATAAATATTTTAATATTGACATATACCTTTTTTCTATTTGATGATTATTGTGGTGTCCCTTTGTAACAGCCAATATTATACGGAAAATCATAGGTCCAATGATAATGGTAAATATTAATCATTTGCCCGTCCCACAATACAGGATGTTTATGCCCATGACATTCGTCTAAATCTGCTGATTTTAATAACTCTCCGTTTTCTCCAT
The genomic region above belongs to Saprospiraceae bacterium and contains:
- a CDS encoding sulfatase-like hydrolase/transferase encodes the protein MSILKYLFAFSILAFFCISCSKDEEGNVISPTTSTPNILLIIADDLGKDAIKGYQEGSIKPNTPNIDAIRNNGLLFANFWVNPTCTPTRSSIITGKYGYRTGVKGVGDILNSSETVVQKYINNNTGNKYATAVVGKWHLSGNSTGFNPETFGIDYYAGLIRGAVDDYFQWQLTEDGATSQQTTYITEKFTDLAINWVNSQSKPWFLWLAYNAPHTPFHVPPSNMHSQGNLPAYTNGMDATPYFIASIEAMDYQIGRFLANIPADEKENTVIIFMGDNGTTNLVAQSPYSSTKVKNTLYQGGINTPLFVSGKGVFRNGTDNQLLVGTDLFATIAQIAGVNGNEYHDSKSFKSLFSQSSSIRNYQYSELKDGTDELWTISNGTYKLLIKNSGNEMYNLVNDPYENNNLLNGALSTTEQSAKTLLETELNNIRQ